ATGAAAAAGGACAAGAATCTTCAGGACCTGGTTTTGGGTTTGATCAATAAGCAGTCGGAATGTATATTAATTGATCCCTATGCAAATGCATTCTACAACGACCCTACTAAAAAAGGAGAATGGTTTTCGGATCACACAGACATGAAACCGGGGCTACATGAGCGTAAATGGGAGATCGATTCGCTATGCTACCCTATCCGCTTGGCTTATCATTATTGGAAAACTACGAACGACACGACCCCATTCGACGATACATGGGTACAGGCGCAAGAATTGATCTACAAAACTTTTGTCGAACAGCAGCGTAAAGAAAACCTTGGTCCTTATAAATTTGAACGGACGACAGCACGTGGAACAGACACGCTTCAGGTTGATGGTTATGGTTATCCGGTGAACCCTGTCGGATTGATCGTATCGAGCTTCCGCCCGTCGGACGACTGCAGCATCTTCCCTTTCTTGATTCCTTCGAATCTATTTGCTGTGGTGAGCTTACGTCAGTCTGCGGAAATCATGAGAAAAGTTAAAAACAAGCCTGATGTAGCTGCAAAATTTGAAGCCTTAGCGAACGAGGTAGAGGCAGCAGTCAAACAATATGGTATTGTAGACCACCCAACACATGGACGTGTTTATGCATTTGAGGTCGATGGTTTCGGTAGCTATTTGATGATGGACGATGCGAACGTGCCTAGCTTGCTAGCTCTTCCCTACTTGGGTGCTGTCGATGTGAATGATGAAGTTTACCAACGCACGCGTGCATTCATTCTTTCGGAGAAGAATCCATTTTTCTTCAAA
The DNA window shown above is from Sphingobacterium hotanense and carries:
- a CDS encoding glycoside hydrolase family 125 protein; this translates as MKRRAFIQNSALLGAGVLASKFSFAETNPSFPVVRTAEPKRHFNSKVIEGMIKEFQKNVADKELGWLFNNCLPNTLDTTIYLENKPNRRLTYVITGDIDAMWLRDSSAQVWPYLPFMKKDKNLQDLVLGLINKQSECILIDPYANAFYNDPTKKGEWFSDHTDMKPGLHERKWEIDSLCYPIRLAYHYWKTTNDTTPFDDTWVQAQELIYKTFVEQQRKENLGPYKFERTTARGTDTLQVDGYGYPVNPVGLIVSSFRPSDDCSIFPFLIPSNLFAVVSLRQSAEIMRKVKNKPDVAAKFEALANEVEAAVKQYGIVDHPTHGRVYAFEVDGFGSYLMMDDANVPSLLALPYLGAVDVNDEVYQRTRAFILSEKNPFFFKGSAGEGIGGPHIGRDMIWPMSIIMRAFTSKDDAEIKKCVQMLKNTHGGTGFMHESFHKDDPKKFTRHWFAWTNTLFGELMWKLYKEKPHLLKV